One genomic segment of uncultured Desulfobacter sp. includes these proteins:
- a CDS encoding 4Fe-4S dicluster domain-containing protein — MKVMRKIIEIDEEKCDGCGNCVPGCAEGAIQIIDGKAKVVADKYCDGLGACLGDCPQGALKLIEREADAFDEEAVEEMLKAQKAEKLFVPVNGGGCPSARIKTFPMAGPGPAGVKEIAPCGPSALGHWPVQIRLVPAGAPFLRDADLLIAADCVPVAYPSFHADFLKGKAVMIGCPKFDDAQAYVDKLAEVFAGSGIKSITSVVMEVPCCSSMAGIIKKALEKAGVEIPFKEITISARGEILK; from the coding sequence ATGAAAGTAATGCGTAAAATTATCGAAATCGACGAAGAAAAATGTGACGGCTGCGGTAACTGTGTACCTGGCTGTGCCGAAGGCGCCATCCAGATCATTGACGGCAAGGCCAAGGTTGTGGCCGACAAATACTGCGACGGCCTGGGTGCCTGCTTGGGGGACTGCCCCCAGGGCGCATTAAAACTAATTGAGCGTGAAGCCGACGCGTTTGACGAGGAAGCGGTTGAAGAGATGCTCAAAGCGCAGAAGGCGGAAAAGCTGTTTGTTCCTGTGAACGGCGGGGGATGTCCCTCGGCCCGGATTAAGACCTTTCCCATGGCCGGACCGGGACCGGCCGGTGTAAAAGAAATTGCCCCTTGCGGTCCCTCCGCTTTGGGCCACTGGCCCGTACAGATTCGCTTGGTGCCTGCCGGCGCTCCTTTTCTCAGGGATGCGGATCTGCTTATCGCCGCTGACTGTGTACCTGTGGCCTATCCATCATTTCATGCCGACTTCCTTAAAGGAAAGGCCGTGATGATCGGCTGTCCCAAATTTGACGATGCCCAGGCCTATGTGGACAAACTGGCTGAAGTTTTTGCCGGATCAGGCATTAAGTCCATTACCTCAGTGGTCATGGAAGTACCCTGTTGCTCGAGCATGGCCGGGATTATCAAAAAGGCGCTGGAGAAAGCCGGGGTAGAAATTCCTTTTAAAGAAATTACTATTTCCGCCAGGGGAGAAATCCTTAAGTGA